The Streptomyces sp. NBC_00344 genome includes a window with the following:
- a CDS encoding M55 family metallopeptidase: MKILISADMEGATGVTWPGDVLPGTAQWERCRSLFTSDVNAAALGFFDGGADEVLINEAHWSMRNLLIERLDERVQLLTGRHKALSMVEGVQHGDVDGIAFVGYHTGAGMEGVLAHTYLANSITGVWLNGARAGEGLLNAHVVAEYGVPVVLVTGDDLTCEDALGWAPQARMVAVKDHVSRYAAVCRTPARTASDIRAAAAEAAPLAVRYEPVTGEQFTVELEFDAEHLAGAATVVPGVDRTGERRVAYTTGTMYEGIRTFKAITTIVSSAVEEQYG; encoded by the coding sequence ATGAAGATCCTCATCAGCGCCGACATGGAGGGCGCAACAGGTGTGACCTGGCCCGGCGATGTTTTGCCGGGCACGGCGCAGTGGGAGCGCTGCCGGTCGCTCTTCACCTCCGATGTGAATGCGGCCGCGCTCGGTTTCTTCGATGGAGGCGCCGATGAGGTGCTCATCAACGAGGCCCACTGGTCGATGCGCAACCTGCTCATCGAGCGGCTCGATGAGCGAGTCCAGCTGCTCACCGGGCGGCACAAGGCGCTCTCCATGGTCGAAGGCGTGCAGCACGGCGATGTGGACGGCATCGCCTTCGTCGGTTACCACACGGGTGCCGGCATGGAGGGCGTGCTCGCCCACACCTACCTCGCCAACTCGATCACCGGCGTCTGGCTGAACGGCGCCAGGGCCGGCGAAGGCCTTCTCAACGCCCATGTCGTCGCGGAATACGGTGTCCCCGTGGTGCTCGTCACCGGCGACGACCTGACCTGCGAGGACGCGTTGGGATGGGCGCCGCAGGCCCGTATGGTCGCGGTGAAGGACCATGTTTCGCGGTATGCGGCGGTGTGCCGCACCCCCGCGCGCACCGCATCGGACATCAGAGCGGCAGCCGCGGAGGCCGCGCCGTTGGCAGTCCGGTACGAACCGGTGACCGGTGAGCAGTTCACCGTGGAGCTGGAGTTCGACGCCGAGCATCTGGCCGGTGCCGCGACGGTGGTTCCGGGAGTCGACAGGACCGGTGAACGGCGTGTCGCCTACACCACCGGGACGATGTATGAGGGCATTCGCACCTTCAAGGCGATCACGACGATCGTCTCGTCCGCAGTGGAGGAACAGTATGGCTGA
- a CDS encoding class I SAM-dependent methyltransferase, with the protein MDVSQQYRQAWEGFWSATSDTPGEAIWDCDASLSSGPHCELLLPYADISLPVVDLGCGNGTQTRYLSTVFARAMGVDLSHAAIEHARRADPAGVADFEQLNLADGDAVKDLHRRIGDTNVYMRAVIHQSEHAARPAVAAAVAELVGEKGRAFVVELTPASRDVLQQAAQAPDGPPEKLRRIFDHGLKPAGATDEEVPELLESAGLTILASGDTVLPQTEQMPDGSRIDLPARWFVLAAAS; encoded by the coding sequence ATGGACGTGTCACAGCAGTATCGCCAGGCATGGGAAGGCTTCTGGTCGGCCACTTCGGACACACCCGGCGAGGCGATCTGGGACTGCGACGCCTCGCTCTCGTCGGGTCCGCACTGTGAACTGCTGCTGCCCTACGCGGACATTTCGCTGCCCGTGGTCGACCTCGGCTGCGGCAATGGCACTCAGACCCGGTACCTCTCCACCGTTTTCGCCCGCGCCATGGGGGTCGACCTCTCGCATGCGGCGATCGAGCACGCGCGCCGCGCGGACCCCGCGGGGGTCGCCGATTTCGAGCAGCTCAACCTTGCCGACGGGGATGCGGTGAAGGACCTGCATCGCAGGATCGGCGACACCAATGTCTACATGCGCGCCGTGATCCACCAGAGCGAGCATGCGGCCCGCCCCGCCGTCGCCGCCGCCGTGGCGGAGCTTGTCGGGGAGAAGGGCCGTGCGTTCGTCGTCGAGCTGACCCCCGCGTCGCGGGATGTCCTCCAGCAGGCGGCACAGGCCCCGGACGGCCCGCCCGAGAAGCTGCGCCGGATCTTCGACCACGGTCTCAAACCGGCCGGCGCCACCGACGAGGAGGTGCCCGAGCTGCTCGAGAGTGCGGGGCTGACGATTCTGGCGAGCGGTGACACCGTGCTGCCGCAGACCGAGCAGATGCCTGACGGCAGCCGGATCGACCTGCCGGCCAGGTGGTTCGTACTGGCCGCCGCCTCCTGA